A single region of the Fodinicurvata sp. EGI_FJ10296 genome encodes:
- a CDS encoding sarcosine oxidase subunit beta family protein, translating to MKRYSIFSLARNALTGHKDWHKVWRSPDPKPYYDAVIIGGGGHGLATAYYMAREHGLTNIAVIEKGWLGGGNTGRNTTIVRSNYLFDASAHLYEHALKLWEGLSAELNYNVMFSQRGVMNLAHDQHEARDLIRRTRANQLNGIDAEWLDRDAALAFCPVLNGDPGIRYPVYGSTLQRRAGTARHDAVAWGYARGADAMGVDIIQNCELTGFDFDQGRITGIRTTRGSIRTPKVGVVASGHSSLIADMAGIRLPLESHPLQALVSEPVKPIIDTVVMSNAVHAYVSQSDKGELVIGAGIDHHLSYTQRGGFDVVETTVAAVVELFPIFSRLRMMRQWGGIVDISPDASAIISRTPVDGLYFNCGWGTGGFKATPGSGHVFADLVANGRPNALCAPYTLERFSSGALVAEHGAAAVAH from the coding sequence GTGAAGCGGTATTCAATTTTCTCGTTGGCCCGAAATGCGCTGACCGGGCACAAGGACTGGCACAAGGTCTGGCGTTCGCCGGACCCCAAGCCCTATTACGACGCCGTCATTATCGGCGGGGGCGGACATGGGCTGGCCACGGCCTATTACATGGCCAGGGAACACGGCCTGACCAACATCGCCGTCATCGAGAAAGGCTGGCTCGGCGGCGGAAATACCGGCCGCAACACTACCATCGTCCGGTCGAACTACCTGTTCGACGCGTCCGCTCATCTCTACGAGCACGCGCTGAAACTTTGGGAAGGGCTGTCGGCGGAGCTGAACTATAACGTCATGTTCAGCCAGCGCGGCGTGATGAATCTGGCTCACGACCAGCATGAAGCGCGCGACCTGATCCGGCGTACCCGTGCCAATCAGTTGAACGGCATCGATGCCGAATGGCTCGACCGGGATGCCGCCCTGGCTTTCTGCCCTGTCCTGAATGGCGACCCCGGCATCCGCTATCCGGTTTACGGCTCGACGCTGCAACGCCGCGCGGGTACGGCTCGCCATGACGCCGTCGCCTGGGGCTATGCGCGCGGCGCCGACGCCATGGGCGTCGACATCATCCAGAACTGCGAATTGACCGGATTCGATTTCGACCAGGGGCGCATCACCGGCATCCGGACCACCCGTGGATCGATCCGCACACCAAAGGTCGGCGTGGTCGCCTCGGGCCATTCCTCGCTGATCGCGGATATGGCGGGCATCAGATTGCCGCTGGAAAGCCATCCCCTGCAGGCGCTGGTTTCCGAGCCGGTCAAGCCGATCATCGATACCGTCGTCATGTCCAATGCCGTTCACGCCTATGTCAGCCAGTCCGACAAGGGCGAACTGGTGATTGGCGCCGGTATCGACCACCACCTGTCCTATACCCAGCGCGGTGGCTTCGACGTCGTGGAAACGACGGTCGCTGCGGTAGTCGAACTGTTTCCGATCTTCTCGCGCCTGAGAATGATGCGCCAATGGGGCGGCATCGTCGACATATCGCCCGATGCCAGCGCCATCATATCGCGAACACCGGTCGACGGCCTCTACTTCAACTGCGGCTGGGGTACCGGCGGATTCAAGGCGACGCCGGGTTCGGGCCATGTATTTGCCGATCTGGTGGCCAATGGCCGTCCGAACGCCCTTTGCGCGCCCTACACGCTGGAACGATTTTCGTCCGGCGCCCTGGTCGCGGAACACGGCGCGGCCGCAGTGGCACACTGA
- a CDS encoding sarcosine oxidase subunit delta, with product MFQISCPWCGEREQSEFKAAGEGHIRRPDDPAALTDAEWADYVFMRKNPRGVHFERWVHIHGCRRWFHLARDTASDTTLKAYGAAEAPPQFGDNNPPAAEVTAAHPGDISAYDGGSDEDALLREGGLR from the coding sequence ATGTTCCAGATCTCCTGTCCCTGGTGTGGCGAGCGCGAGCAGTCGGAGTTCAAGGCCGCCGGCGAAGGGCATATCAGGCGTCCGGACGATCCGGCGGCGCTGACCGACGCCGAATGGGCGGATTACGTCTTCATGCGCAAGAATCCACGTGGCGTGCATTTTGAACGGTGGGTGCATATTCATGGCTGTCGGCGCTGGTTCCATCTGGCCCGCGACACCGCCAGCGACACCACGCTGAAGGCCTATGGCGCGGCCGAAGCACCGCCCCAGTTCGGCGACAATAATCCACCGGCAGCAGAAGTGACTGCGGCCCATCCCGGCGATATCTCTGCCTATGACGGTGGAAGCGACGAGGACGCCCTGCTTCGGGAAGGAGGATTGCGCTGA
- a CDS encoding sarcosine oxidase subunit alpha family protein, which produces MTQPNRLTDGGRIDRTSPVRFRFNGLTLDGYHGDTLAAALLANDVHLIARSFKYHRPRGIVSAGAEEPNALVQIGRGAARTDPNIRATQADLYEGMEAESQNCWPSVGLDVSAVNDVLNPLFAAGFYYKTFMWPASFWKGYEYVIRRAAGLGRSPREDDPDRYDQRYDFCDVLVAGAGPAGISAALAAARTGARVILCDEQSEPGGSLLSEPADGITLDGNPAADWVASAVAELASYDTVTILPRTTCFGYYQDNFLGLLERVTDHMAPANRPVAMPRQRLWKVRARRTVLATGAIERSMVFHGNDRPGVMLAASVRSYINRYAVLPGKRIVVFANNDGAYRTALDADRAGADVTVVDIRPRPRGALPNAARAAGIEIVAGHAVTETKGRTKLKRVAVMALSSDGSGVTGPGPRWIDTDILAVSGGWNPAVHLFSQARGTLGFDPEHDTFIPDRPGQGTASAGSCAGTWTLAGCLAEGHRAGAQGAIAAGIAAPAPPLSDPAVSDRLAGEITPMRTIWQLPNPRPAHRVRAFVDQQNDVTAKDLKLAIREGFSSVEHVKRYTTTGMGTDQGKIGNVTALGIVAEAMASTIPDVGVTTFRPPYTPVTLGAIAGRSVKALYDPVRTTPIHEWHAAKGAMFENVGQWKRAWYYPKPGETMDAAVKRECAAVRSSAGLLDATTLGKIDIQGRDAAEFLNRIYTNGWLKLGVGRARYGLMLGEDGMVKDDGVTTRLADDHFHMTTTTGGAATVLSWLEEWHQTEWPSLEVFLTSVTEQWAVMTLGGPKSRDILARLCPDIDLSAEAFPFMTVRYGHVAGVPARVFRISFTGELSFEINVPASYGLAVWTALMETGAEDGLTPYGTESMHVLRAEKGLIIVGQETDGTITPPDLGMDWISGKKAADYIGKRSLARTDTIRPDRKHLVGLLPTDRGLVLEEGAHIVASPDLPAPPVPMLGHVTSSYDSPNVGGSFALALIAGGRDMQGRTLYAVAPDGRTTIPVTVTSPVFVDPEGERQHA; this is translated from the coding sequence ATGACACAGCCCAACCGCCTGACCGATGGCGGACGCATCGACCGCACCTCCCCGGTACGGTTCCGGTTCAACGGCCTGACCCTCGATGGGTACCATGGCGACACGCTCGCCGCCGCGTTGCTGGCCAACGACGTTCACCTGATCGCGCGCAGCTTCAAGTATCACCGCCCGCGCGGCATCGTCAGCGCGGGCGCAGAGGAACCCAACGCCCTGGTCCAGATCGGACGCGGCGCCGCGCGTACGGATCCGAACATACGGGCCACCCAGGCCGACCTGTACGAGGGCATGGAAGCCGAGAGTCAGAATTGCTGGCCGTCGGTGGGGCTGGACGTGAGCGCGGTCAACGACGTGCTGAATCCGCTGTTTGCCGCCGGCTTCTACTACAAGACCTTCATGTGGCCGGCGTCCTTCTGGAAGGGCTATGAATACGTCATTCGCCGGGCCGCCGGCCTCGGACGATCCCCACGCGAAGACGATCCGGACCGCTACGACCAGCGCTACGACTTCTGCGACGTGCTGGTTGCCGGCGCCGGTCCGGCAGGCATTTCAGCCGCCCTGGCCGCGGCACGAACCGGCGCACGCGTTATCCTGTGCGACGAGCAGTCGGAACCGGGCGGTTCACTGCTCTCCGAGCCGGCCGACGGCATCACCCTCGACGGCAACCCGGCCGCCGACTGGGTGGCGTCGGCGGTGGCCGAACTCGCATCGTACGATACAGTCACGATCCTGCCGCGCACGACCTGCTTCGGCTATTATCAGGATAACTTCCTGGGCCTGCTGGAGCGTGTCACGGACCACATGGCGCCCGCCAACAGACCGGTTGCCATGCCCCGCCAGCGCCTGTGGAAGGTACGAGCGCGGCGGACGGTGCTGGCAACCGGCGCCATCGAACGGTCCATGGTGTTTCACGGCAACGACCGTCCCGGCGTGATGCTGGCGGCGTCGGTTCGCAGCTACATCAATCGCTATGCCGTACTCCCAGGCAAGCGGATCGTGGTTTTCGCCAACAATGACGGCGCCTATCGAACCGCGCTGGATGCCGACCGCGCCGGTGCCGACGTCACCGTCGTCGACATCCGGCCCCGCCCCAGGGGCGCGTTGCCGAACGCCGCCCGCGCTGCCGGGATCGAGATCGTCGCCGGGCATGCGGTGACGGAAACAAAAGGTCGAACAAAGCTGAAGCGGGTCGCCGTGATGGCGTTGTCATCCGACGGCTCCGGCGTTACCGGGCCCGGCCCCAGATGGATCGACACCGATATCCTGGCCGTCTCCGGCGGCTGGAATCCGGCAGTGCATCTGTTCTCGCAAGCGCGCGGCACCCTCGGCTTCGACCCCGAACACGACACCTTCATCCCCGACCGTCCCGGCCAAGGCACGGCGTCCGCCGGCAGCTGCGCCGGCACCTGGACGCTTGCCGGCTGTCTGGCCGAGGGTCATCGCGCCGGCGCCCAAGGCGCCATTGCGGCCGGAATCGCCGCGCCCGCCCCGCCCCTATCCGATCCGGCGGTCAGTGATCGATTGGCCGGCGAGATCACGCCGATGCGCACGATCTGGCAGTTGCCCAATCCACGGCCCGCGCACAGGGTCCGGGCCTTCGTGGACCAGCAGAACGATGTCACCGCCAAGGATCTGAAACTGGCGATCCGCGAGGGGTTCAGTTCCGTCGAACATGTAAAACGCTACACCACGACCGGTATGGGTACCGACCAGGGTAAGATCGGCAACGTCACAGCGCTCGGAATCGTCGCCGAGGCGATGGCCTCTACCATTCCCGATGTCGGGGTCACCACGTTCCGGCCGCCCTATACGCCGGTCACCCTGGGCGCGATCGCCGGACGCAGCGTCAAGGCGCTCTATGACCCGGTCAGAACCACGCCGATTCATGAATGGCACGCAGCCAAAGGCGCCATGTTCGAAAATGTCGGCCAGTGGAAACGGGCCTGGTACTATCCGAAACCAGGAGAAACCATGGATGCGGCGGTCAAGCGGGAATGCGCCGCGGTGCGATCCAGCGCCGGTCTGCTCGACGCCACGACCCTGGGCAAGATCGATATCCAGGGCCGCGATGCGGCGGAGTTCCTGAACCGCATCTATACCAATGGCTGGCTGAAGCTCGGCGTCGGCCGTGCCCGCTACGGCCTCATGCTGGGCGAGGACGGCATGGTCAAGGATGACGGCGTGACGACCCGTCTGGCCGACGACCACTTCCACATGACCACGACCACCGGTGGTGCAGCGACTGTCCTGTCGTGGCTAGAGGAATGGCATCAGACCGAGTGGCCGTCACTGGAGGTGTTCCTGACATCGGTCACCGAACAATGGGCGGTGATGACGCTGGGCGGACCGAAAAGCCGCGATATCCTGGCCCGCCTGTGTCCGGATATCGATCTGTCGGCCGAGGCATTCCCGTTCATGACGGTGCGCTATGGCCATGTGGCCGGCGTTCCGGCGCGGGTCTTCCGGATCAGCTTTACCGGGGAACTGTCGTTCGAGATCAACGTCCCCGCCTCTTATGGACTGGCCGTCTGGACGGCGTTGATGGAAACCGGCGCCGAAGACGGTCTGACACCCTATGGCACGGAGTCGATGCATGTTCTGCGCGCCGAAAAGGGTCTGATCATCGTCGGCCAGGAAACGGACGGGACGATCACCCCGCCGGATCTGGGCATGGACTGGATCAGCGGCAAAAAAGCCGCCGACTATATCGGCAAGCGGTCGCTGGCACGAACGGACACGATCCGTCCCGACCGCAAGCATCTCGTCGGCCTGCTGCCGACCGACCGTGGCCTCGTGCTTGAGGAAGGGGCGCATATCGTCGCATCGCCCGACCTTCCCGCGCCGCCGGTTCCCATGCTGGGCCATGTGACGTCCAGCTATGACAGCCCGAATGTTGGCGGCTCGTTCGCGCTGGCCCTGATCGCGGGAGGCCGCGACATGCAGGGACGAACCCTTTATGCCGTTGCGCCGGATGGCAGGACGACCATCCCGGTCACCGTTACCAGCCCCGTATTCGTCGATCCCGAAGGGGAGCGTCAGCATGCTTGA
- a CDS encoding sarcosine oxidase subunit gamma family protein, producing MLENASRPTPPSAAAPSSRRTPLDHVAAVGSAADAAVTLAERPHIAKISLRGRPSDAQFMAAAGRVLDMVLPTDPLSSVGTTGSYGTVAALNLGPDEWLITADPGVERNLTPALSDAFDGIHAAVVDVTENSTVLRLAGGRARDTLAKGMPLDIHDSRFPVGAVAQSLIAKADVILHRQEDSTGAPVFDIHVRRSFAAYLWQWLCDAGGEYGVATVRAQRAAGAT from the coding sequence ATGCTTGAGAACGCATCGCGTCCCACCCCACCGTCCGCCGCGGCGCCGTCGTCAAGGCGCACGCCACTGGACCACGTTGCCGCTGTCGGAAGCGCGGCCGACGCAGCCGTCACGCTGGCCGAGCGGCCGCATATCGCCAAGATCAGCCTGCGCGGCCGCCCGTCGGACGCCCAGTTCATGGCTGCCGCCGGGCGGGTCCTCGATATGGTACTGCCGACTGACCCGCTAAGCTCGGTCGGCACCACGGGGTCATACGGCACCGTCGCCGCCTTGAACCTGGGGCCGGACGAATGGCTGATCACAGCCGATCCGGGCGTCGAACGCAATCTGACACCAGCGCTGTCGGATGCCTTCGACGGCATCCACGCCGCCGTCGTCGACGTAACCGAGAACAGTACCGTGCTGCGCCTTGCGGGCGGCCGGGCCCGTGACACACTGGCAAAGGGGATGCCGCTCGACATCCACGACAGCCGGTTTCCGGTCGGCGCCGTCGCGCAGAGCCTGATCGCCAAGGCGGACGTCATCCTGCACCGGCAGGAAGACAGCACCGGTGCGCCGGTATTCGACATACATGTGCGTCGGTCCTTTGCCGCCTATCTGTGGCAATGGCTGTGCGATGCCGGCGGGGAATACGGGGTCGCCACGGTGCGCGCCCAAAGGGCGGCCGGGGCAACCTGA
- a CDS encoding FAD-dependent oxidoreductase: MKSTVTIAIVGATATGCATAGTLASFGWQDILVLDRRKLPGTVPFPDIDPGFVFAPLTAEDDLPLLRESHLIGRDLSFRGETAFDRVGSLTIATTSDGMDALTNRAAVLAAAGVEVVILTATETAMRLPLVDPARIAGSLSVPGDGIIRPHVVRAGLIERTIEPASPVRNVDAESAVIFRGDVDVNSIQQTDRGWRIDSSRGAVDARFVVWTGDGAPQPLNRGPIGQPPRALYVETAPLPGLKWLADREVTLPAVHHWESGLSLRQRHSCLGILGTATVTGRNGRDQGLALAARAAELFPELGHASISTSSLVNALPTRGQPSVQSALAGGMNPMVDTGIACPPVPCGLAVGLGRRIARDIAGDSAERRAARDRDLCRLESAPAAWMAGEGADRWASPWTADDTGIGATLH; the protein is encoded by the coding sequence ATGAAGAGCACGGTCACCATCGCAATCGTCGGCGCTACGGCGACAGGCTGCGCGACCGCGGGTACCCTGGCGTCGTTCGGCTGGCAGGATATTCTCGTTCTCGACCGCCGGAAGCTTCCGGGCACCGTACCGTTCCCCGATATCGATCCCGGCTTCGTCTTTGCGCCGCTCACGGCCGAGGACGACTTGCCGTTGCTGCGCGAATCCCACCTGATCGGTCGCGATCTGTCGTTCCGTGGCGAAACGGCCTTCGACCGGGTCGGCAGTCTGACGATTGCAACCACGTCGGACGGGATGGACGCGCTCACCAACCGCGCGGCAGTTCTCGCCGCCGCCGGAGTCGAGGTCGTCATCCTCACCGCGACCGAAACGGCCATGCGCCTGCCACTGGTCGACCCTGCGCGGATCGCCGGCTCCTTGTCTGTTCCCGGCGACGGCATCATCCGGCCGCATGTCGTGCGCGCGGGACTGATCGAGCGCACGATCGAACCCGCCTCGCCGGTACGGAACGTCGACGCGGAGTCGGCCGTCATCTTTCGCGGCGATGTCGACGTCAACAGCATTCAGCAGACCGACCGGGGCTGGCGAATCGACAGCAGCCGAGGGGCCGTCGATGCCCGCTTCGTGGTCTGGACAGGCGACGGCGCGCCACAGCCACTGAATCGGGGACCAATCGGTCAGCCGCCCCGTGCCCTCTACGTCGAGACGGCGCCCCTGCCCGGCCTGAAATGGCTGGCGGATCGCGAAGTTACGCTGCCGGCCGTCCATCACTGGGAAAGCGGCCTATCGCTCAGACAGCGTCACAGTTGCCTCGGCATTCTGGGAACGGCAACGGTCACCGGCCGGAACGGGCGCGACCAGGGACTTGCTCTCGCCGCCCGCGCTGCGGAACTCTTCCCGGAGTTGGGTCATGCCAGTATCTCGACGTCCAGTCTGGTAAACGCCCTGCCGACCCGCGGGCAGCCGTCGGTTCAATCGGCCCTTGCTGGCGGGATGAACCCGATGGTCGATACCGGGATAGCCTGCCCGCCGGTACCTTGCGGGCTGGCCGTCGGTCTCGGGCGCCGCATTGCCCGCGACATCGCCGGCGATTCGGCCGAGCGTCGCGCGGCGCGGGACCGCGACCTTTGCCGCCTGGAGTCGGCGCCGGCAGCCTGGATGGCCGGCGAAGGGGCCGATCGGTGGGCGAGCCCATGGACCGCCGACGACACCGGAATTGGTGCGACCCTTCACTGA
- the bmt gene encoding betaine--homocysteine S-methyltransferase has protein sequence MSSLFSELLETRPVLVADGAMGTSLFALGLETGDCPERWNIDHPDKVASVHAGFVEAGSDLFLTNTFGANRRRLMLHEATDRVGDFNRVGAAIGRRVADDARARTGKRVAVCGSVGPTGDILAPVGALSIAEATAVFAEQMVALAEGGVDAIWIETISSREELQAALAAAAEIGLPVVATMSFDTHGRTMMGLTPADALASALAATGAGGVSAAPAAFGANCGIGPAQLLESVLALRQAGPTPIVAKGNCGIPVYKDGQLSYSGSPEIMGDYACLARDAGARIIGGCCGTTPAHIAAIARTLAARPTGPSPDYATIERVLGAIATIGASATEQAEPGGDEQSPAGRGRRRGRAQSRAAS, from the coding sequence ATGTCGTCACTGTTCTCCGAGCTTCTGGAAACCCGGCCGGTTCTGGTTGCGGACGGGGCCATGGGCACCAGCCTGTTCGCTCTCGGGCTCGAAACGGGCGATTGTCCGGAACGCTGGAATATCGACCACCCTGACAAGGTGGCGAGCGTCCACGCCGGATTCGTCGAGGCGGGAAGTGACCTGTTCCTGACCAACACCTTCGGGGCCAACCGCCGCCGCCTGATGCTTCACGAAGCTACCGACCGGGTCGGCGACTTCAATCGGGTGGGGGCGGCCATCGGCCGGCGCGTGGCCGATGATGCCCGCGCCCGCACCGGCAAACGAGTAGCGGTCTGCGGCTCCGTCGGTCCGACGGGCGATATTCTGGCGCCCGTGGGCGCCTTGTCGATCGCCGAGGCCACGGCCGTATTCGCCGAGCAGATGGTGGCTCTGGCCGAAGGGGGCGTCGATGCTATCTGGATCGAAACCATTTCGTCGCGTGAGGAACTGCAGGCAGCATTGGCCGCCGCTGCGGAAATCGGTCTGCCGGTCGTGGCGACCATGAGCTTCGATACCCATGGACGTACGATGATGGGCCTCACCCCGGCTGACGCCCTGGCCAGCGCGCTTGCCGCCACCGGTGCCGGTGGTGTGAGTGCGGCCCCGGCGGCATTCGGCGCCAATTGCGGCATCGGGCCGGCCCAGTTGCTGGAAAGTGTTCTCGCCCTTCGGCAAGCCGGGCCGACGCCGATCGTGGCCAAGGGCAATTGCGGCATTCCAGTCTACAAGGACGGCCAGCTTTCCTATTCCGGCAGTCCGGAAATCATGGGCGATTATGCCTGTCTTGCCCGCGATGCCGGCGCCAGAATTATCGGTGGCTGCTGCGGCACGACACCAGCCCATATCGCGGCGATCGCGCGCACTCTGGCCGCTCGTCCGACGGGTCCATCGCCGGACTATGCGACAATCGAACGGGTACTGGGAGCCATTGCAACCATCGGGGCATCCGCTACAGAGCAGGCGGAACCGGGCGGAGACGAGCAATCACCCGCGGGGCGCGGCCGCCGACGCGGCCGTGCCCAATCCCGTGCGGCATCGTAA
- a CDS encoding ATP-dependent Clp protease proteolytic subunit: protein MTINSHSAAPSTRLESDDDDERSRPSTYQVEKHLFDGRKVLIAGQINQNVARDTTARLLALAEASKDPIQVIVSSPGGHVESGDMIHDMIQFIDAPVYIIGSGWVASAGALIYVSVPTERRFCTPNTRFLLHQPSGGAGGPAADIEIQAREIIKMRERLNRIFAKATGQSLDRIAKDTDRDYWMGAEEAINYGLAGKIINVQSEIR, encoded by the coding sequence ATGACAATCAACAGTCATTCCGCCGCCCCATCCACTCGACTGGAGTCGGACGACGACGACGAGCGGAGCCGACCCTCGACCTATCAGGTCGAAAAACACCTTTTTGACGGGCGCAAGGTACTGATTGCAGGGCAGATCAATCAGAATGTTGCCCGCGACACGACCGCCCGGCTGCTGGCACTGGCCGAAGCGTCGAAGGATCCCATCCAGGTGATCGTTTCGTCGCCGGGCGGACACGTGGAATCCGGCGACATGATCCACGACATGATCCAGTTCATCGACGCCCCGGTCTATATCATCGGGTCAGGCTGGGTGGCGAGTGCCGGCGCGCTCATCTATGTGTCGGTGCCGACGGAGCGTCGTTTCTGCACCCCGAACACCCGTTTCCTGTTGCACCAGCCGTCCGGCGGTGCCGGCGGTCCGGCTGCCGACATCGAGATTCAGGCGCGCGAAATCATCAAGATGCGCGAGCGGCTGAACCGGATTTTTGCCAAGGCAACCGGCCAATCATTGGATCGTATCGCCAAGGATACCGACCGCGATTATTGGATGGGCGCTGAAGAGGCGATCAACTACGGTCTGGCCGGCAAAATCATCAACGTCCAGAGCGAAATCCGATAG
- a CDS encoding ASKHA domain-containing protein, which yields MTDEMHAYAGRSDAPAEALVVFLPSGRRGRFAVGTPVLTAARRLGVDLDSVCGGRSICGRCQIDVAEGNFPKHGIVSRADALSPIDVAEQRYALKRGLANGRRLSCQALIGGDLVVDVPAESQVHKQLVRKRAEVRDIKVDPEVKLHYVEVREPDMHDPSGDLRRLEIALAEQWDISGLHCDLRVLQTLQKALRDGDWHVTVAVREGIRLLAVWPGFRDKAYGIAFDIGSTTIAAHLCDLETGEVIAAGGIMNPQIRFGEDLMSRVSYVMMNPGGHTRMTEALYGALNSLVGDVTAQAGIAPSEVLEATFVGNPIMHHLLLGIDPTELGGAPFALATDSAINLWAQELDLKINPNARVYVLPCIAGHVGADTAAVILSEGPHLSDEVRLIVDVGTNAEIVLGNRHRLMACSSPTGPAFEGAQISSGQRAAPGAIERIRIDPESLEPRYKIIGSDLWSDEAGFADAVRPTGITGICGSGIIEGVGELFLSGILRPDGIIDPAMAGRTPRVVADGRTCSYVLFPGDLMSGEIRITQGDIRAIQLAKAALYAGIRLLMDRFGIDRVDRITLAGAFGSHIDTTYAMVLGLIPDCDPAKVTSAGNAAGTGARIALVNRLARQEIEALVRTVEKVETAVEPRFQEHFVDAMAIPHRVDPFPSLRAAISLPSAPIPDEGGGGRRRGLRRRGSSTTSPLAAGPLAESAVNTGPEPGFSGAGTSDGGAGIGLVP from the coding sequence ATGACCGATGAAATGCATGCATATGCCGGCCGATCCGACGCACCGGCCGAGGCGCTGGTGGTGTTTCTGCCCTCCGGCCGCCGGGGCCGATTTGCGGTTGGAACGCCGGTTCTGACCGCTGCCCGGCGGCTGGGCGTGGATCTGGACAGCGTCTGCGGCGGCCGCTCGATCTGCGGTCGCTGTCAGATCGACGTCGCCGAGGGCAACTTTCCCAAACACGGCATCGTGTCCCGCGCCGACGCGTTGTCGCCGATCGACGTGGCCGAGCAGCGATACGCCCTTAAACGGGGACTCGCCAATGGCCGGCGTTTGTCCTGTCAGGCCCTGATCGGCGGCGATCTCGTCGTCGACGTACCGGCCGAAAGTCAGGTGCACAAGCAACTGGTGCGCAAGCGGGCCGAGGTCCGGGACATCAAGGTCGATCCCGAGGTCAAGCTGCACTACGTCGAAGTGCGCGAACCCGACATGCACGATCCTTCCGGCGATCTCAGGCGGCTGGAAATCGCGCTGGCCGAGCAATGGGACATTTCGGGCCTGCATTGCGACCTTCGCGTGCTTCAGACCCTGCAAAAGGCGCTGCGCGACGGCGATTGGCACGTTACCGTCGCCGTACGCGAGGGCATCCGCCTGCTGGCGGTGTGGCCGGGCTTCCGCGACAAGGCATACGGCATTGCGTTCGATATTGGCTCGACCACGATCGCGGCGCATCTGTGCGACCTTGAAACCGGCGAGGTTATCGCCGCGGGTGGCATCATGAACCCGCAGATCCGGTTCGGCGAAGACCTGATGAGCCGGGTTTCCTATGTCATGATGAATCCCGGTGGCCATACCAGGATGACAGAGGCTCTTTACGGCGCCCTCAACTCTCTGGTGGGGGATGTGACGGCGCAGGCCGGGATTGCGCCGTCGGAGGTGCTGGAGGCGACTTTTGTCGGCAATCCTATCATGCATCACCTGTTGCTGGGCATCGATCCGACCGAACTGGGCGGCGCACCCTTCGCGCTTGCCACCGACAGCGCGATCAACCTCTGGGCTCAGGAACTCGATCTCAAGATCAATCCCAATGCCCGTGTCTATGTGCTGCCGTGCATTGCCGGACATGTCGGTGCCGATACCGCAGCGGTTATTCTGTCCGAAGGGCCACATCTGAGCGACGAGGTGCGCCTGATCGTTGATGTCGGCACGAACGCGGAAATCGTGCTGGGCAACCGGCACCGGCTGATGGCGTGTTCCAGCCCGACCGGGCCGGCCTTTGAGGGCGCACAGATCAGCAGCGGCCAGCGGGCCGCCCCGGGCGCGATCGAGCGCATCCGCATCGACCCGGAATCGCTGGAGCCGCGATACAAGATCATCGGCAGCGATCTCTGGTCGGATGAGGCCGGCTTCGCCGATGCCGTTCGGCCGACGGGCATTACCGGCATCTGCGGTTCGGGCATCATCGAGGGGGTGGGCGAATTGTTTCTGTCCGGCATATTGCGGCCGGACGGAATCATCGATCCGGCGATGGCCGGACGGACTCCCCGCGTTGTCGCCGATGGCCGGACCTGCAGCTATGTCCTGTTCCCAGGTGACCTGATGTCGGGAGAAATCCGGATCACCCAGGGCGATATTCGCGCGATTCAGCTGGCCAAGGCTGCGCTTTACGCCGGTATCCGCCTGCTGATGGACCGTTTCGGCATCGACCGGGTGGACCGGATAACGCTGGCCGGCGCGTTCGGCAGCCATATTGATACTACGTATGCGATGGTGCTGGGCCTGATACCCGACTGCGATCCGGCCAAGGTGACCTCCGCCGGCAATGCCGCCGGTACGGGGGCAAGGATTGCGCTGGTCAATCGGCTGGCACGCCAGGAGATCGAGGCGCTCGTGCGAACGGTGGAAAAGGTCGAAACCGCCGTCGAGCCGCGATTCCAGGAGCATTTCGTCGACGCCATGGCGATTCCCCATCGCGTCGATCCGTTCCCGTCGCTGCGCGCGGCGATTTCCTTGCCATCGGCCCCCATCCCTGACGAGGGCGGCGGCGGCCGTCGCCGCGGACTGCGGCGGCGTGGGTCGTCAACAACCTCGCCGCTGGCGGCGGGGCCGCTTGCCGAATCGGCTGTCAATACCGGGCCGGAGCCGGGTTTTTCAGGCGCCGGTACTTCCGACGGCGGGGCCGGTATCGGGCTCGTCCCGTGA